From the Sediminispirochaeta bajacaliforniensis DSM 16054 genome, the window GAAACGATGACAGTATCTACATCAAGGATGCTTTCGCTGCCTTCGATTGGTACGGGACGGCGACGCCCCGATTCATCGGGCTCACCAAGCTCATAGCTCAACACTTCGATGGCGCGAACCCGACCCTTCTCATCCCCGATAATTCGTTTGGGATTGCGGAGAAGAAGGAACTCAACCCCCTCTTCCTTTGCATGGCCGACCTCTTCCACCCTGGCAGGCATCTCAACCTCGGTCCGGCGATAGACGATATACACCTTCTCGGCACCAAGCCGAATCGCGGTACGGGCCGCATCCATGGCCACGTTACCACCTCCGAGGACCGCAACCCTGCGACTCTTGTAGGTCGGGGTGGCGGCATGTTCGGGATCATAGGCCTTCATGAGGTTGGAGCGGGTCAGATACTCATTGGCACTGAGCACTCCCACCAGATTCTCGCCTTCGATGTGCATAAACTTCGGAAGCCCCGCACCGCTACCGATGAAAACGGCATCAAAGCCATCTTTATCAATCAGGTCTTTCAGCTTTCGGGTCCGTCCGACCAGAAAATTAGGCTCAATATCGACGCCCATTTCTTCAAGGGTATGAATTTCCTCTTCAACAATACTCTTAGGAAGCCTGAATTCGGGAATTCCGTAAACCAGAACGCCACCGGGCTTGTGAAAAGCCTCGAAAACCGTTACATCATGCCCGGCCTTTCGGATATCGGCGGCTGCGGTAATACCGGCAGGGCCACTGCCGATGATGGCAACCTTTTTCCCTGTTGAAGGGGCTATCTGCGGAATATTCTTCGTGCCTTTTGCACGCTCGTAATCGGCGACAAAGCGCTCGATACGGCCGATCGACACAGCCCTGTTCACATCCTTCAGGCTCTTTCCGACGGTACAGTGTTCCTGACACTGTGACTCCTGGGGACAAACCCGTCCACAGATAGAGGGAAGCAGGCTGCTTTCGCGGATAACCGCAAGAGAATCCTCAAAACGCCCCTCTTCGGCCGCCTTAATAAAACGGGGAATATCGATGGAAACCGGGCAGCCCTTTACACAGGGAGCACTCTTGCACTGGAGGCAGCGGGAAGCCTCGACACGAACCTGTTCCTCGCTGTACCCCACGGCAACCTCAGCCATGTTGCGAATCCTGACCGACGGTTCCTGGCTCGGCATATCCTGACAGGGAATTGCAAGCCGATCTTTCGGTTTAAGCTCCTTTCCCTGCAGGTCGGCCCAAAGCACCTTTGCTTCACTCTTTAACGTATCGACGTTTTTGTGACTCATCGAAGTGCCCCCTGCTTCTTTTTCGCAATCTCCATATCGAGGTGGCACTGATGGTGGTCTTCCTGCTCCCGCTCTTTAAAGGCGCCGAGACGCAGCATCATATTATCAAAATCGACCAGATGGCCGTCGAATTCCGGCCCATCGACACATACAAATTTGGTTTCTCCCCCGACCGTAACGCGACAGCCTCCGCACATACCGGTGCCGTCGACCATGATCGTATTCAAGCTGACGATCGTTTTCACACCATAGGGTCTGGTGGTTTCCGCACAGAATTTCATCATGATGGGAGGACCGATGGCCACGGCCATGGCGGGGTTGGCACTCTCACAGTATTCCTTCAGAGGCTCGGTGACCAGCGCTTTTCTTCCGTAACTGCCATCGTCGGTACACACAATCAGCTCATCGGCAATAGCTTTCATCTCATCTTCCATGATGATAAGCTCCCGATTTCGGGCGCCCATGATGATAACGACATGATTACCGGCTGCCTTCATCGCCTGAGCAATGGGGTGAAGAGGTGCGACACCGATTCCGCCGCCCACACATACGACGGTTCCGACCTTCTCAATATGAGTCGGCTGACCGAGCGGTCCAAGAACATTTTCAAAGGAATCACCAACTTCGAAAAGGGCCATCTCATGGGTTGTTTTACCAACCGTCTGAAAAATAATGGTAATCGACCCCTCATCGGGATCGGCATCCGCGATGGTCAACGGAATACGTTCTCCATAATTGGTGTCTTTCTGGATAATAACAAACTGCCCGGGTTTTCGCTCTCTGGCAATCAGCGGCGCTTCAATCTTCATCCGAAACACTTCTTCGGAAAGCTGCCGCTTTTCGAGAATCTTGTTCATTCTGCTACCTCACTCATAGTTTGCCCCCCTGCACCTGTGAGACCACTATAGATTACACATGAATTTCGTCATTCTGACAACCCTTTTACCGATAATTATAGAGGGTAAAAAAAGCTGACAAAAACGAGAGTTCATGTTAAGATTCAGGCTATAAAGGACAGAATATTGGATAATATTGAATATATAAAGGAAATTGATAGATTTGCTGAAATTCTCAAACGGGAAGCACGGAATACCGTAAAAGAGGGGCTTAATCGCTCCCTAATGATCCCCACGCTCAGGCAGCTTTGGAGGATCCACGGCTATTTTGAGATAAGTCAGATTTACACATCCCGATCAACGGCCAAGGAAAAAAGGGAGGCAGGCGAAACCATCCCGGCTTATATTCCAACCCTTCATGAAGATAATTCGCTTATGCATCACTCGTCGCATAATCCAGAATAATCTCTTTGCTTGCTTCGGAGCGGGGTACATCACATACGATACGGCCACCCGCAAGCACAAGCACACGGTCGCACATACCCAGTATCTCTTCTATCTCTGAGGATATCAAAATAACAGAGGCACCTTTGCTGATGAGATCATTGATGGCGTTGTAGATATCAACCTTGGCCGCGGCATCAACACCACGGGTAGGTTCATCCATGATGTAAATCTTCGCCCGATACATGAACCAACGGGTGAGCAGGACCTTCTGCTGATTCCCACCCGAATAGAAACGGAGGATATCGTCGTGCTGTCCCGGAGAAATCCGCAGGCGCTTCACATACTCGGCGGCAAGCTGCCTCATATAGGGTTCGTTGAGGTGCATACCGTCTTTAAAACGAGAAAGGGTTGCAATGGTGGAATTCGTCAGCAAATCCAGGGGGGGGAACATTCCATTCTGAGCCCTGTTTTCAGGAATCAAAATCAAGCCGCTCTGCATTGCATTCAGAGGATGGGAAAAACGCTTCTTTTTTCCGTCGACAACGATTTCGCCATCGGATATCTCAGCCACCCCGAAAAGACAGTTACTCAAAAGCGTCCTTCCGGACCCCATCAAACCAGTGATCCCCAGTATCTCCTGCTTGCGAAGGGAAAACGAAACATCCCGAAGGATAGGCTTACTCACAAGATGCCGAACCTCAAGGATAGGCTTGCCCGGCTTAATACGCAAGCGCGGGTACCGCTCCTGATGCGGCTCTTCTATCATCATCCCCACCAAGGTACTTCGGTCGATTTCATGAATGGAATTCGTAGAGACAAGCCGCCCTTTATGAAGTACGCTAACCCGGTCACCAACCCGCTTTATTTCATCCATCCTATGAGAAATATAAAAAATACCTTCGGCTCTTACCCGAAGGCGGTCGAGAAGTGAGAAAAATATATCACGCTCGATCTCGCTCATTGCGGATGTCGGTTCGTCAAACATGATAATCTCCGCTCCGGAAACATAGGCTTTGACAGCGGAAAGAAGCTGACGCTGGGCATAGCCCAGATCCCGAACGCAGGATCGGGGAGAGATATCTATGTGTAATTCCTTAAAAAGCCTGTAACAATCGGCATCAAGCCGCGTTCTGTTGAAAAGCCGGAGAAGCGGAACGCTTGCCGCCAAACGATCAAAATAGACATTTTCGGCCACACTTAAATTCTCAAAAAGCTGATTATCCTGATGCTGATAAAAAACACCATTTTTCCTGGCCTCATGAAAGGTTTCAAAGTTCACGCTCTTACCAAAGAGCTCGATGTCCCCGGAATCACGGGAATAGAGTCCACAGATGGTCTTCATCAATGCGGATTTACCCGAGCCGTTTTCACCGAGGATGACATGAACCTCTCCTTCAAAAAGCTCAAGGTTGATGTGATCAAGAAAGAATTCATTTGCAAAGTTTTTCGTCACATTTTTCAACAATAGTATGGGATACCCCACGCCTATACCCTACCCTCAAAAACATTGATGGAAGTGTGTAACTGAATGTTGCTTATGAAAATCCTGTTTTTGAACTCATCCGATATGGAA encodes:
- a CDS encoding sugar ABC transporter ATP-binding protein; translation: MTKNFANEFFLDHINLELFEGEVHVILGENGSGKSALMKTICGLYSRDSGDIELFGKSVNFETFHEARKNGVFYQHQDNQLFENLSVAENVYFDRLAASVPLLRLFNRTRLDADCYRLFKELHIDISPRSCVRDLGYAQRQLLSAVKAYVSGAEIIMFDEPTSAMSEIERDIFFSLLDRLRVRAEGIFYISHRMDEIKRVGDRVSVLHKGRLVSTNSIHEIDRSTLVGMMIEEPHQERYPRLRIKPGKPILEVRHLVSKPILRDVSFSLRKQEILGITGLMGSGRTLLSNCLFGVAEISDGEIVVDGKKKRFSHPLNAMQSGLILIPENRAQNGMFPPLDLLTNSTIATLSRFKDGMHLNEPYMRQLAAEYVKRLRISPGQHDDILRFYSGGNQQKVLLTRWFMYRAKIYIMDEPTRGVDAAAKVDIYNAINDLISKGASVILISSEIEEILGMCDRVLVLAGGRIVCDVPRSEASKEIILDYATSDA
- the gltA gene encoding NADPH-dependent glutamate synthase; this translates as MSHKNVDTLKSEAKVLWADLQGKELKPKDRLAIPCQDMPSQEPSVRIRNMAEVAVGYSEEQVRVEASRCLQCKSAPCVKGCPVSIDIPRFIKAAEEGRFEDSLAVIRESSLLPSICGRVCPQESQCQEHCTVGKSLKDVNRAVSIGRIERFVADYERAKGTKNIPQIAPSTGKKVAIIGSGPAGITAAADIRKAGHDVTVFEAFHKPGGVLVYGIPEFRLPKSIVEEEIHTLEEMGVDIEPNFLVGRTRKLKDLIDKDGFDAVFIGSGAGLPKFMHIEGENLVGVLSANEYLTRSNLMKAYDPEHAATPTYKSRRVAVLGGGNVAMDAARTAIRLGAEKVYIVYRRTEVEMPARVEEVGHAKEEGVEFLLLRNPKRIIGDEKGRVRAIEVLSYELGEPDESGRRRPVPIEGSESILDVDTVIVSIGNDSNPLLKQTTEGLETNKWGNIIADEDGKTSMDRVYAGGDIVLGAATVILAMGQGRKAAAAINRMLAEEV
- a CDS encoding sulfide/dihydroorotate dehydrogenase-like FAD/NAD-binding protein; amino-acid sequence: MNKILEKRQLSEEVFRMKIEAPLIARERKPGQFVIIQKDTNYGERIPLTIADADPDEGSITIIFQTVGKTTHEMALFEVGDSFENVLGPLGQPTHIEKVGTVVCVGGGIGVAPLHPIAQAMKAAGNHVVIIMGARNRELIIMEDEMKAIADELIVCTDDGSYGRKALVTEPLKEYCESANPAMAVAIGPPIMMKFCAETTRPYGVKTIVSLNTIMVDGTGMCGGCRVTVGGETKFVCVDGPEFDGHLVDFDNMMLRLGAFKEREQEDHHQCHLDMEIAKKKQGALR